In Eupeodes corollae chromosome 3, idEupCoro1.1, whole genome shotgun sequence, a single genomic region encodes these proteins:
- the LOC129950983 gene encoding lipase 1-like, with protein MIFVDVISMIFTTLWIISSATVLGSNYYPPDVIEDARLETDQLIQKYKYPVETHFIITSDKYILRMHRIPKPGGKPVLLQHGLLDSSATYILMGPSIGLGYYLYDLGYDVWMGNARGNRYSRNHTTLNPDTDTAFWNFSWHEIAVFDIPAMIDFILRNTDSEKLMYVGHSQGTTILFVMCSIRPEYNDKIIVGHALAPVAFMKHIRTPLLPLGDSAFQLPVVKAMMYELLPNSDLFRGTCLSGKNAEDVCITFYFMIVGKDVKQFNRTRFPMVLGHLPAGIATKQVLHYLQLIKSDKFRQYDCELDNKKVYGQNEPPDYDLKKVTAPIALHYSLNDYLTEPVDILRLSKLLPNVVEINKLKPPLWNHMDFVWAVDARKLIYKKIHEINKKFWIEK; from the exons ATGATTTTCGTAGATGTTATAAGCATGATTTTTACCACATTATGGATAATTTCAAGTGCTACTGTATTGGGAAGTAATTACTATCCACCAGATGTAATTGAGGATGCAAGACTTGAAACG GATCaacttatacaaaaatacaaatatccaGTTGAGACACATTTTATTATAACAAGTGATAAATATATTCTGAGAATGCATCGAATACCAAAACCCGGAGGCAAACCAGTTTTACTTCAACACGGTCTTTTGGATAGTTCTGCAACTTATATTCTAATGGGACCAAGTATTGGTTTAG GTTATTATTTGTATGATTTGGGATATGACGTTTGGATGGGCAATGCTCGGGGTAATCGATATTCGAGGAATCACACAACCCTCAACCCGGATACTGATACTGCGTTTTGGAATTTTAGCTGGCATGAAATAGCTGTTTTTGATATTCCAGCAATGATTGATTTTATCTTAAGAAATACTGATTCTGAAAAATTGATGTACGTTGGACATTCACAG GGAACAACAATCTTGTTTGTTATGTGTTCCATACGTCCTGAGTACAACGATAAAATCATCGTAGGACATGCATTGGCACCAGTTGCATTTATGAAACATATCCGGACCCCGCTTTTACCACTCGGCGATAGCGCTTTTCAA CTTCCTGTTGTCAAAGCCATGATGTACGAATTACTGCCAAATTCCGATTTATTCAGAGGAACCTGCTTGAGTGGGAAAAATGCCGAAGACGTTtgcataactttttattttatgatcgTTGGTAAAGACGTCAAGCAGTTTAATAGA ACAAGATTTCCAATGGTTTTGGGTCATTTGCCTGCTGGTATTGCTACTAAGCAAGTTTTACATTATCTACAATTGATAAAATCTGATAAATTTCGACAATACGATTGTGAGCTTGATAATAAAAAGGTCTATGGACAAAATGAGCCTCCGGATTATGATCTTAAAAAAGTCACTGCACCTATTGCCTTGCATTATAGTTTGAATGACTATCTAACCGAACCTGTGGATATATTAAGACTCAGCAAGCTGCTGCCGAATGTTGTGGAAATTAATAAGTTAAAACCACCATTATGGAATCATATGGACTTTGTTTGGGCTGTGGATGcaagaaaattgatttataagaaaattcatgaaataaataaaaagttttggattgaaaaatag